The following are from one region of the Jeongeupia sp. USM3 genome:
- a CDS encoding sigma-54 dependent transcriptional regulator, with the protein MKVLLIDDEALIRQAAGQTLQLAGFDVTACADAESALPRLKPDFPGVIVCDVRLPGIDGLQLLARSVAIDAELPVVLVTGHGDVAMAVQAMRAGAYDFIEKPFASEQLVEVVRRALDKRTLVLENRQLRRELERRSGIEATLLGKGPGIEQLRRKIADLATTDADVMLFGETGTGKELVARSLHRYSGRADKPFVALNCGALPEQLFESEIFGHEAGAFTGATKRRIGKLEYANGGTLFLDEIESMPLALQVKLLRVLQEREIERVGGNEVIPVDCRIVSATKYDLKQLSEQGRFRLDLYYRLNVVTLNLPPLRERCEDIPMLFEHFVLQAALRYHRPAPIVSQGRLRELMLHGWAGNVRELRNVADRFVLGLLDDAPASEQPLDLPALVERFERNLIDDAMQRAGGQVSAASVALGLPRKTLYDKLKRYGLGRESE; encoded by the coding sequence ATGAAAGTGTTGCTGATCGACGACGAGGCGCTGATCCGCCAGGCGGCCGGGCAGACCCTGCAGCTGGCCGGCTTCGACGTCACGGCGTGCGCCGACGCCGAGTCGGCGCTGCCCAGGCTCAAGCCGGACTTTCCCGGCGTGATCGTCTGCGACGTCCGCCTGCCCGGTATCGACGGCCTGCAGCTGCTGGCGCGCAGCGTCGCGATCGACGCCGAGCTGCCGGTGGTGCTGGTCACCGGCCACGGCGACGTGGCGATGGCGGTGCAGGCGATGCGCGCCGGCGCGTACGACTTCATCGAAAAGCCGTTCGCGTCCGAACAGCTGGTCGAAGTCGTCCGCCGCGCGCTCGACAAGCGCACCCTGGTGCTCGAGAACCGCCAGCTGCGGCGCGAACTCGAACGCCGCAGCGGCATCGAGGCGACCTTGCTCGGCAAGGGGCCGGGCATCGAGCAGTTGCGGCGCAAGATCGCCGATCTGGCGACGACCGACGCCGACGTGATGCTGTTCGGCGAAACCGGCACCGGCAAGGAGCTGGTCGCGCGCAGCCTGCATCGCTACAGCGGCCGCGCCGACAAGCCCTTCGTCGCGCTCAACTGCGGCGCGCTGCCCGAGCAGCTGTTCGAGAGCGAGATCTTCGGCCACGAGGCCGGCGCGTTCACCGGCGCGACCAAGCGGCGGATCGGCAAGCTCGAGTACGCGAACGGCGGCACGCTCTTCCTCGACGAGATCGAAAGCATGCCGCTGGCGCTGCAGGTGAAACTGCTGCGCGTGCTGCAGGAGCGCGAGATCGAGCGCGTCGGCGGCAACGAGGTGATCCCGGTCGACTGCCGCATCGTCTCGGCGACCAAGTACGACCTGAAACAGCTGAGCGAGCAGGGCAGGTTCCGCCTCGACCTCTATTACCGGCTCAACGTCGTCACGCTGAACCTGCCGCCGCTGCGCGAGCGCTGCGAGGACATCCCGATGCTGTTCGAGCATTTCGTGCTGCAGGCGGCGCTGCGCTACCACCGGCCGGCGCCGATCGTCTCGCAGGGGCGGCTGCGCGAGCTGATGCTGCACGGCTGGGCCGGCAATGTGCGCGAGCTGCGCAATGTCGCCGACCGCTTCGTCCTCGGCCTGCTCGACGATGCACCGGCAAGCGAACAGCCGCTCGACCTGCCGGCGCTGGTCGAGCGTTTCGAGCGCAACCTGATCGACGATGCGATGCAGCGCGCCGGCGGCCAGGTCAGCGCCGCGAGCGTCGCGCTCGGCCTGCCGCGCAAGACGCTGTACGACAAGCTCAAGCGCTACGGCCTCGGTCGCGAGTCCGAGTAG
- a CDS encoding ATP-binding protein produces MSRPARVLLWLAALAAAAGLLWLLAAWGERAETERLREAGRHRLDVYAGSLRNAVDRYAYLPFALSTHPDLAALLRAPDDAALRDKVNRYLIINKASAQASVLYLLDAQGTAIAASNWDTPQSYVGRNYSFRPYFLQAREGHGGRFYGVGFTTRQPGYFLSYPVFDGRKVIGVVVAKVSLDGLEHNWRQGGERMLVADRHGVAFLSTDADWLWHSLTPLPAETLRFIEDTRQYGRADFPVLALKQRQPLDADTERATGPRGSEVLVQTLNLPDLEWRIVLFSDLAPVRQVVRNTVTGGALGLLALLSWLLFWRQRRRRIRDNLRASAALRQAHDELEHKVDARTRDLVDANAQLQREIAERIRTETNLRAAQNELIQAGKLAVLGQMAAGVTHELNQPLTAMRSFAENALALLDRGDTGEVRRNLGLIAQLTERMGKITGQLRAFARKSDGKVEPVLVHAAIGNALLLLEQRLRQQQVRLDIDQPDTGLRVSGNPVRLEQVLINLLRNALDAVRTSPQPAIRIGVAASGDHVGITVSDNGPGIAEAQLPAIFDPFFTTKSASEGLGLGLAISLSIVRDFGGRLTAGNRPEGGAYFKVELSAVDWRP; encoded by the coding sequence ATGTCGCGGCCGGCGCGCGTCCTGCTCTGGCTGGCTGCGCTGGCCGCCGCCGCCGGCCTGCTGTGGCTGCTGGCGGCGTGGGGCGAGCGCGCCGAGACCGAGCGCTTGCGCGAGGCCGGCCGGCACCGGCTCGACGTCTACGCCGGCAGCCTGCGCAACGCGGTCGACCGCTACGCCTACCTGCCGTTCGCGCTGTCGACGCATCCGGACCTGGCGGCGCTGCTGCGCGCACCGGACGATGCGGCGCTGCGCGACAAGGTCAACCGCTACCTGATCATCAACAAGGCCAGCGCGCAGGCGTCGGTGCTCTATCTGCTCGATGCGCAGGGCACGGCGATCGCCGCGAGCAACTGGGATACCCCGCAGAGCTACGTCGGCCGGAACTACAGCTTCCGGCCCTACTTCTTGCAGGCGCGCGAGGGCCACGGCGGGCGTTTCTACGGTGTCGGCTTCACCACCCGCCAGCCCGGCTACTTCCTGTCCTACCCGGTGTTCGACGGCCGCAAGGTGATCGGCGTCGTCGTCGCCAAGGTCAGCCTCGACGGCCTCGAACACAACTGGCGCCAGGGCGGCGAGCGCATGCTCGTCGCCGACCGCCACGGCGTCGCCTTCCTGTCGACCGACGCCGACTGGCTGTGGCACAGCCTGACGCCGCTGCCGGCCGAGACGCTGCGTTTCATCGAGGACACCCGCCAGTACGGCCGCGCCGATTTCCCGGTGCTGGCGCTGAAACAGCGCCAGCCGCTCGACGCCGACACCGAGCGCGCGACCGGGCCGCGCGGCAGCGAGGTGCTGGTGCAGACGCTGAACCTGCCCGATCTCGAGTGGCGCATCGTACTGTTCAGCGACCTTGCGCCGGTGCGGCAGGTCGTGCGCAACACCGTGACCGGCGGTGCGCTCGGCCTGCTGGCGCTGCTGTCGTGGCTGCTGTTCTGGCGCCAGCGGCGCCGGCGGATCCGCGACAACCTGCGCGCCAGCGCCGCGCTGCGGCAGGCGCACGACGAACTCGAACACAAGGTCGACGCGCGCACGCGCGATCTGGTCGACGCCAACGCTCAACTGCAGCGCGAGATCGCCGAGCGCATCCGCACCGAGACCAATCTGCGCGCGGCGCAGAACGAGCTGATCCAGGCCGGCAAGCTTGCGGTGCTCGGGCAGATGGCCGCCGGCGTCACGCACGAGCTGAACCAGCCGCTGACGGCGATGCGCTCGTTCGCGGAGAACGCGCTGGCACTGCTCGACCGCGGCGATACCGGCGAAGTGCGCCGCAACCTCGGCCTGATCGCCCAACTGACCGAGCGGATGGGCAAGATCACCGGCCAGCTGCGCGCGTTTGCGCGCAAGAGCGACGGCAAGGTCGAGCCGGTGCTGGTCCACGCGGCGATCGGCAACGCGCTGCTGCTGCTCGAGCAGCGGCTGCGGCAGCAGCAGGTCCGGCTCGACATCGACCAGCCCGACACCGGGCTGCGCGTCTCGGGCAACCCGGTCCGGCTCGAACAGGTGCTGATCAACCTGCTGCGCAACGCGCTCGACGCGGTCCGGACCTCGCCGCAGCCGGCGATCCGGATCGGCGTCGCCGCGTCGGGCGACCATGTCGGCATCACGGTCAGCGACAACGGCCCCGGCATCGCCGAGGCGCAACTGCCGGCGATCTTCGACCCGTTCTTTACGACCAAATCCGCCAGCGAGGGGCTGGGTCTCGGGCTGGCGATCTCGCTGTCCATCGTCCGCGATTTCGGCGGCCGGCTCACCGCCGGCAACCGGCCCGAGGGCGGCGCGTATTTCAAGGTCGAGCTGTCGGCCGTCGACTGGAGACCATGA
- a CDS encoding ABC transporter ATP-binding protein, producing MTTQIQIDHVHKVFKTPGDDVIALQDIHLDIPEGEFVCLLGPSGCGKSTLLNAVAGFSLPSSGEIRVDGRVVTDTGPDRGMVFQEYALFPWMTVAQNIAFGLKIKGSSADEIEAKVAGLLETLKLTEFRDRYPKDLSGGMRQRVAIARVLALDSPIMLMDEPFGALDALTRRSLQDELLKIWATYKKTILFVTHSIEESIYLADRIIVLTYRPGTVKRDVLVELPRPRDPSAAAFNALKRELAELVMEEQQRHQRAELLGLTTD from the coding sequence ATGACGACACAAATCCAGATCGATCACGTCCACAAGGTGTTCAAGACGCCGGGCGACGATGTGATCGCCTTGCAGGACATCCACCTCGACATTCCCGAAGGCGAGTTCGTCTGCCTGCTCGGGCCTTCGGGCTGCGGCAAGTCGACGCTGCTCAACGCCGTCGCCGGCTTTTCGCTGCCGAGCAGCGGCGAGATCCGCGTCGACGGCCGCGTCGTCACCGACACCGGGCCCGATCGCGGCATGGTGTTCCAGGAGTACGCGCTGTTCCCGTGGATGACCGTCGCGCAGAACATCGCCTTCGGGCTGAAGATCAAGGGCAGCAGCGCCGACGAGATCGAGGCCAAGGTCGCCGGCCTGCTCGAAACGCTGAAGCTGACCGAGTTCCGCGACCGTTACCCGAAGGACCTGTCGGGCGGGATGCGCCAGCGCGTGGCGATCGCGCGCGTGCTGGCACTCGACTCGCCGATCATGCTGATGGACGAACCGTTCGGCGCGCTCGACGCGCTGACACGACGCAGCCTGCAGGACGAGTTGCTGAAAATCTGGGCAACGTATAAAAAGACCATCCTGTTCGTCACCCACAGCATCGAGGAGTCGATCTATCTCGCCGACCGCATCATCGTGCTCACCTACCGCCCCGGCACCGTCAAGCGCGACGTGCTGGTCGAGCTGCCGCGCCCGCGCGACCCGAGCGCCGCGGCGTTCAACGCGCTCAAGCGCGAGCTGGCGGAACTGGTGATGGAAGAGCAGCAGCGCCACCAGCGGGCCGAACTGCTCGGCCTGACGACCGACTGA
- a CDS encoding ABC transporter permease, which translates to MNRLLKTVRGLWVPLLVVALWQGAAQAGWLNPQILPSPWQVLVRWYAYLLPLEPYDPAQMSRLGWLVSGELIHDALGSLYRVVVGFLIGAGLALPLGLLMGASQRVYGWFNPLMQVLRPIPPIAYIPLSILWFGLGNAPAIFLIAIGAFFPVLMNTIAGVRHVDSIYLRAARNLGAGQWTMFARVILPAATPYILSGARIGVGTAFIVVIVSEMIAVNNGLGFRILEAREYFWSDKIIAGMFTIGLLGLAIDTAMNTLNNHLLRWHRGLEH; encoded by the coding sequence ATGAACCGTCTGCTGAAAACCGTACGCGGGCTGTGGGTGCCGCTGCTGGTCGTCGCGCTCTGGCAGGGCGCGGCGCAGGCCGGCTGGCTCAATCCGCAGATCCTGCCGTCGCCGTGGCAGGTGCTGGTGCGCTGGTACGCCTATCTGCTGCCACTCGAACCGTATGATCCGGCGCAGATGTCGCGGCTGGGCTGGCTGGTCTCGGGCGAACTGATCCACGATGCGCTCGGCAGCCTGTACCGGGTCGTCGTCGGCTTCCTGATCGGCGCCGGGCTGGCGCTGCCGCTCGGCCTCCTGATGGGCGCGAGCCAGCGCGTCTACGGCTGGTTCAACCCGCTGATGCAGGTGCTGCGGCCGATCCCGCCGATCGCCTACATCCCGCTGTCCATCCTGTGGTTCGGCCTCGGCAACGCGCCGGCGATCTTCCTGATCGCCATCGGCGCCTTCTTCCCGGTGCTGATGAACACCATCGCCGGCGTGCGCCATGTCGATTCGATCTACCTGCGCGCGGCGCGCAACCTCGGCGCCGGGCAGTGGACGATGTTCGCCAGGGTGATCCTGCCGGCGGCGACGCCGTACATCCTCTCGGGCGCGCGCATCGGCGTCGGCACGGCGTTCATCGTCGTCATCGTCTCGGAGATGATCGCCGTCAACAACGGCCTGGGGTTCCGGATCCTCGAGGCGCGCGAGTACTTCTGGTCCGACAAGATCATCGCCGGCATGTTCACGATCGGCCTGCTCGGGCTGGCGATCGATACGGCGATGAATACGCTGAACAACCATCTTCTGCGCTGGCATCGCGGCCTCGAACACTGA
- a CDS encoding ABC transporter substrate-binding protein has protein sequence MKPLSLLLCLSLAATFAHAADDDVIRLGNLKFAHYGAVSYIKEIAPKCGIKVQERMFAKGLDIMPAIIAGEIDIAASAADAAIAGRAGGVPVYAVAGFARGGVRIVVQQGSPIRNVADFKGKKVGVARGGAQELLLLAELAKANLSWSEKPGKDVLIVYLPFADLNQALMQKQIDAMAQSEPQASQAINKGFGTELLKPYDTPMGEPIRTLVMTEKLYNGNRPLAEKFMRCFVQATKAFIDDPKLAENYVRNNMFKGQITADDYQDAIANSPFYYNLSTEHMQITTDFMVKYGVGKMVKPPVAREWVRLDLLDQAKTALKVK, from the coding sequence ATGAAACCGCTGTCCCTGCTGTTGTGCCTGTCCCTCGCCGCCACGTTCGCCCATGCCGCCGATGACGACGTGATCCGGCTCGGCAACCTCAAGTTCGCCCATTACGGCGCGGTGTCGTACATCAAGGAAATCGCGCCCAAGTGCGGGATCAAGGTCCAAGAGCGGATGTTCGCCAAGGGGCTCGATATCATGCCGGCGATCATCGCCGGCGAGATCGACATCGCCGCCAGCGCCGCCGACGCGGCGATCGCCGGCCGGGCCGGCGGCGTGCCGGTGTATGCGGTCGCCGGCTTTGCCCGGGGCGGGGTGCGCATCGTCGTCCAGCAGGGGTCGCCGATCAGGAACGTCGCCGACTTCAAGGGCAAAAAGGTCGGCGTCGCCCGCGGCGGCGCGCAGGAACTGCTGCTGCTGGCCGAGCTGGCCAAGGCCAACCTGAGCTGGTCCGAGAAGCCGGGCAAGGACGTGCTGATCGTCTACCTGCCGTTCGCCGACCTGAACCAGGCGCTGATGCAAAAGCAGATCGACGCGATGGCGCAGTCGGAGCCGCAGGCGTCGCAGGCGATCAACAAGGGCTTCGGCACCGAGCTGCTCAAGCCGTACGACACGCCGATGGGTGAGCCGATCCGCACGCTGGTGATGACCGAGAAGCTTTACAACGGCAACCGGCCGCTGGCGGAGAAGTTCATGCGCTGTTTCGTCCAGGCGACCAAGGCCTTCATCGACGATCCGAAGCTGGCCGAAAACTACGTGCGCAACAATATGTTCAAGGGCCAGATCACCGCCGACGACTATCAGGACGCGATCGCCAACTCGCCGTTCTATTACAACCTCAGCACCGAGCACATGCAGATCACCACCGACTTCATGGTCAAGTACGGCGTCGGCAAGATGGTCAAGCCGCCGGTCGCCAGGGAATGGGTCAGGCTCGATCTGCTCGATCAAGCCAAGACCGCGCTCAAGGTCAAATAA
- a CDS encoding AzlD domain-containing protein, with protein sequence MSTLILCMALITYVMRACFWFGIGDGLPDWLRRALHYVPVAVLTAIVVPTVLLKDGAFYLDIHNAQLAGALATGLIVWRFNHLLAGIGGGLAVFALWRVFSMAVFGTG encoded by the coding sequence ATGAGCACGCTGATCCTCTGCATGGCGCTAATCACCTACGTGATGCGCGCGTGTTTCTGGTTCGGCATCGGCGACGGCCTGCCCGACTGGCTCAGGCGGGCGCTGCACTACGTGCCGGTCGCGGTGCTGACGGCCATCGTCGTGCCGACGGTGCTGCTGAAGGACGGCGCGTTCTACCTCGACATCCACAACGCCCAGCTCGCCGGCGCGCTGGCGACCGGGCTGATCGTCTGGCGTTTCAACCACCTGCTTGCCGGCATCGGCGGCGGTCTGGCGGTGTTCGCGCTGTGGCGCGTGTTCAGCATGGCGGTTTTCGGCACGGGCTGA
- a CDS encoding AzlC family ABC transporter permease gives MTSPCTERVDGMLAGCRDTLAMVVGIAPFGLIFGTLAGTAGLSPWAALAMSLFVYAGSAQFIAVTLLAAGVSAPVIVATTFVVNLRHVLYSATMAPYVGGLPRRWRAALAFLLTDEAFAVLYNRFSSERGRVDRRRYYLGAGLTLYTSWVGSTAVGVALGNVVPELQHWGLEFAMVASFVGIVVPQLKNRVQVCVALTAGIVALLAHGLPYQLGLMVAALSAVAVGVALESRGRA, from the coding sequence ATGACTTCTCCCTGTACTGAACGCGTCGACGGCATGCTTGCCGGCTGCCGCGACACGCTCGCCATGGTCGTCGGCATTGCGCCATTCGGCCTGATCTTCGGCACGCTGGCCGGCACCGCCGGCTTGTCGCCCTGGGCGGCGCTGGCGATGTCGCTGTTCGTCTACGCCGGCTCGGCGCAGTTCATCGCGGTGACGCTGCTCGCCGCCGGCGTCAGCGCGCCGGTGATCGTCGCGACGACCTTCGTCGTCAACCTGCGCCATGTGCTCTACAGCGCGACGATGGCGCCCTATGTCGGCGGGCTGCCGCGGCGCTGGCGCGCCGCGCTGGCCTTCCTGCTGACCGACGAGGCGTTCGCGGTGCTCTATAACCGCTTCAGCAGCGAGCGCGGCCGGGTCGACCGGCGCCGCTACTACCTCGGCGCCGGCCTGACGCTGTACACGAGCTGGGTCGGCTCGACCGCGGTCGGCGTTGCGCTCGGCAACGTGGTCCCCGAGCTGCAGCACTGGGGGCTGGAATTCGCGATGGTCGCCAGCTTCGTCGGCATCGTCGTGCCGCAGCTGAAGAACCGCGTGCAGGTCTGCGTGGCGCTGACCGCCGGCATCGTCGCGCTGCTGGCGCACGGCCTGCCTTACCAGCTCGGGCTGATGGTCGCGGCGCTGTCCGCCGTCGCCGTCGGCGTCGCGCTCGAGTCGCGGGGGCGGGCATGA
- a CDS encoding chorismate lyase has translation MPRSASWHTPLCLAPPPLRPWLTERGSLTARLIAHFPAFSVRVCAQGPAPVHDDERRAIALARRSRQVETREVLLMSGETPLVFAHSVLQHAALRGGFRRIGRLGNASLGSFLFATPTIRRSPLAWRQVDVRHPLWRKAAQHVAGLPPRLWARRSLFFAGHDRLLVTEVFLPPAFPASTAPTACPAR, from the coding sequence ATGCCCCGTTCCGCCTCCTGGCACACGCCGCTCTGCCTCGCCCCGCCGCCGCTCAGGCCGTGGCTGACCGAGCGCGGCTCGCTGACCGCCCGGCTGATCGCCCATTTTCCGGCGTTTTCGGTTCGGGTCTGCGCACAGGGGCCTGCACCCGTCCACGATGACGAACGCCGGGCGATCGCGCTGGCGCGCCGCAGCCGGCAGGTCGAAACCCGCGAGGTGCTGCTGATGAGCGGCGAGACGCCGCTGGTATTCGCACACAGCGTGCTGCAGCACGCGGCGCTGCGTGGCGGTTTCCGGCGCATCGGCCGGCTCGGCAATGCCTCGCTCGGCTCCTTCCTGTTCGCGACCCCGACGATCCGCCGCTCGCCGCTGGCATGGCGGCAGGTCGATGTGCGTCACCCGCTGTGGCGCAAGGCCGCGCAGCACGTCGCCGGCCTGCCGCCGCGATTGTGGGCACGCCGCTCGCTGTTCTTCGCCGGCCACGACCGTCTGCTCGTGACCGAAGTCTTCCTGCCGCCGGCCTTTCCGGCCAGCACGGCACCAACCGCATGCCCAGCACGATGA
- the ubiA gene encoding 4-hydroxybenzoate octaprenyltransferase — translation MPSTMNPDNTLSLYLRLARLDKPIGIMLLLWPTLWALWFASAGRPDWAIVAIFVAGTVLMRSSGCVINDYADRDFDKHVARTKARPLTSGKVSEKAALLYAAGLALAALLVALPLNRLALLLAVPAAFLAASYPYTKRFFAVPQAYLGVAFGFGIPMAYAAVTGTVPAAAWWLLLANVFWSVAYDTAYAMCDRPDDLKIGIRTSAITFGRFDVAIVMACYFAFLAVMLAVGLDTGRGPLYVAGVGAAALLVLFDQYPRIRHREPQACFRAFLHANRMGAAIFLGVLLDYALG, via the coding sequence ATGCCCAGCACGATGAACCCGGACAACACGCTCTCGCTCTACCTGCGCCTGGCGCGCCTCGACAAACCGATCGGCATCATGCTGCTGCTCTGGCCGACACTGTGGGCGCTCTGGTTCGCCAGCGCCGGCCGGCCGGACTGGGCCATCGTGGCCATCTTCGTTGCCGGCACCGTGCTGATGCGCTCGAGCGGCTGCGTGATCAACGACTACGCCGACCGCGATTTCGACAAACACGTCGCCCGTACCAAGGCCCGGCCGCTGACCAGCGGCAAGGTCAGCGAAAAAGCGGCGTTGCTGTACGCCGCCGGCCTGGCGCTGGCGGCGCTGCTGGTCGCGCTGCCGCTGAACCGGCTGGCGCTGCTGCTGGCCGTGCCGGCGGCCTTTCTCGCCGCCAGCTACCCGTATACCAAGCGGTTCTTCGCGGTTCCGCAGGCGTATCTGGGCGTGGCCTTCGGCTTCGGCATCCCGATGGCCTATGCCGCGGTGACCGGTACGGTACCGGCCGCTGCGTGGTGGCTGCTGCTGGCGAACGTGTTCTGGTCGGTTGCCTACGACACCGCCTACGCGATGTGCGACCGGCCGGACGACCTGAAGATCGGCATCAGGACCTCGGCCATCACCTTCGGCCGCTTCGACGTCGCCATCGTCATGGCGTGCTACTTCGCCTTTCTGGCGGTCATGCTCGCCGTCGGCCTCGATACCGGCCGCGGCCCGCTCTATGTGGCCGGAGTCGGCGCGGCGGCGCTGCTGGTGCTGTTCGACCAGTACCCGCGCATCCGCCACCGCGAACCGCAGGCGTGTTTCAGGGCCTTTCTGCATGCAAACCGGATGGGCGCGGCGATTTTCCTCGGCGTACTGCTCGATTACGCGCTCGGCTGA
- a CDS encoding sensor domain-containing diguanylate cyclase, which produces MQVGKSKMPGKLASLPRAFARAAGLYVVLLLFWAPVAWWLGTVVVRAEAAQTVADVAARRAERLRLLGGAFADRWQGFKAQPEIAADAPAIRRALLTPTSANVGEADRFLAMLCERSMCDAIWVLAPDGKIVLASDVGEPDSLLGRSLAGHDFFAETLKGHGGRFFGYGTHTGKPGFYFSAPILNSGHIAGVAVAKIRIETLDALFVDPALMVTDQFGVIVMGRDHALLWHTLPGAGIDKADRAVRASRYGALPLKPLPLEPVDSPLLPDGLFLRAGSSVPQLFLSQGDAGFDQLTLHMLVPLPELSRLATRQWLYFTLIGGSGALALALVIVLATYLRHVRRLGRQLARANRKLQRQADSDFLTGCANRRKFERVLGAELGRGHRYGNALTVAIIDIDFFKRINDSYGHPVGDAGLVYLVKTVAAAIRDDDLLGRIGGEEFALMLPQTDAHGAEPLLQRLRTRFEQGGFEADGQTIGFTVSIGYASAVAGDDIESLLKRADEALYAAKQGGRNRVCFGEPGPAAAQPSA; this is translated from the coding sequence ATGCAGGTGGGTAAATCGAAAATGCCGGGCAAGCTGGCTTCGCTGCCCCGGGCTTTCGCCAGGGCGGCCGGCCTCTATGTCGTGTTGCTGCTGTTCTGGGCGCCGGTCGCCTGGTGGCTGGGCACGGTGGTCGTACGTGCCGAGGCGGCGCAGACCGTCGCCGATGTCGCCGCGCGTCGCGCGGAGCGGCTGCGGCTGCTCGGCGGCGCCTTTGCCGACCGCTGGCAGGGGTTCAAGGCGCAACCCGAGATCGCCGCCGATGCGCCGGCGATTCGCCGTGCGCTGCTGACGCCGACCTCCGCCAATGTCGGCGAAGCCGACCGCTTCCTGGCCATGCTGTGCGAGCGGTCAATGTGTGACGCGATCTGGGTGCTGGCGCCGGACGGGAAGATCGTGCTCGCCAGTGACGTGGGCGAGCCGGATTCGCTGTTGGGGCGTTCGCTGGCCGGTCACGACTTCTTCGCCGAGACGCTCAAGGGGCACGGCGGGCGGTTTTTCGGCTACGGCACGCACACCGGCAAACCGGGCTTCTATTTCTCCGCGCCGATCCTGAACAGTGGCCACATCGCCGGTGTGGCGGTGGCCAAGATCCGGATCGAAACGCTTGATGCGCTGTTCGTCGATCCGGCGCTGATGGTGACCGACCAGTTCGGCGTGATCGTGATGGGGCGCGATCACGCACTGCTCTGGCACACGCTGCCGGGGGCCGGCATCGACAAGGCCGATCGCGCCGTCCGTGCCAGCCGTTACGGTGCGCTGCCGCTCAAACCGCTGCCGCTCGAGCCGGTGGATTCCCCGCTGCTGCCCGACGGGCTGTTCCTGCGCGCCGGCAGCAGCGTGCCGCAACTGTTCCTGAGCCAGGGTGACGCGGGATTCGACCAGCTGACGCTGCACATGCTGGTGCCGCTGCCCGAACTGAGCCGGCTGGCGACGCGGCAATGGCTCTACTTCACGCTGATCGGCGGCAGCGGTGCGCTGGCGCTGGCGCTGGTCATCGTACTGGCCACCTATCTGCGTCATGTCCGGCGGCTGGGCCGGCAACTGGCGCGGGCGAACCGCAAGCTGCAGCGGCAGGCCGACAGCGACTTCCTCACCGGCTGCGCCAACCGGCGCAAGTTCGAGCGGGTGCTCGGCGCCGAACTGGGGCGCGGCCACCGCTACGGCAATGCGCTGACCGTCGCGATCATCGACATCGATTTCTTCAAGCGGATCAACGACAGCTACGGCCATCCGGTCGGCGACGCGGGGCTGGTCTACCTGGTCAAAACGGTTGCGGCGGCGATCCGCGACGACGACCTGCTCGGGCGGATCGGCGGCGAGGAGTTCGCGCTGATGCTGCCGCAAACGGATGCGCATGGCGCCGAGCCGCTGCTGCAGCGCTTGCGTACCCGCTTCGAGCAGGGCGGTTTCGAGGCCGACGGCCAGACGATCGGGTTTACGGTCAGCATCGGATACGCGAGCGCGGTGGCCGGCGACGATATCGAGTCGCTGCTCAAGCGTGCCGACGAGGCGCTGTACGCGGCCAAGCAGGGCGGCCGCAACCGGGTCTGCTTCGGCGAGCCCGGCCCGGCGGCGGCTCAGCCGAGCGCGTAA